A region from the Candidatus Gracilibacteria bacterium genome encodes:
- a CDS encoding alanine--tRNA ligase: MNSKQLRRQFIEFFKKHGHAEISGASIIPENDPTVLFTTAGMHPLVPYLLGEAHPQGKRLTDVQKCLRTDDIDEVGDTTHLTFFEMLGNWSLGDYFKKEAIAWSYEFLTSPIEKGGIGFDPNRLHVTCFAGDQDAPKDEDAAQAWEALGFRRSDSVPESDRLKEKKLIYFFGKKENWWGPAGQTGPCGPDSEMFFERDIPACSPECSPACDCGKFVEIWNDVFMQYNKNTEGKFEPLKQQNVDTGMGLERATLMLQGVETIFETDLFAPIMAKIAEFSRKSLDTLSEPEKVSFRIIADHLRGSVFLLADPRAVRPSNTDQGYVLRRLIRRAIRHGMKLGIEDFFTPLLADTIIEHYGEIYPELVRSKDFIRAQLQKEESQFRTTLVSGEREFVKTAEKLKLGGSTILSGEAAFHLYDTYGFPLEMTKDLAKEHGLTVDAAAYETCFKAHQDKSRSGASQKFAGGMADASDQTVKLHTSTHLLQFVLREVLGDHVYQMGSNITPERLRFDFTHSAKMTPEQVKAVEARVNELIQKDLPISFKVMTLDDAKCCKAIGVFPSKYDEKIKVYSIGDTSIEICGGPHVAHTGLLGTFKILKEESSSSGVRRIKATVSGGPEKVEMAGQEA; the protein is encoded by the coding sequence ATGAATTCCAAACAACTTCGACGACAATTCATTGAATTCTTTAAAAAGCACGGGCATGCGGAGATTTCCGGGGCCTCGATTATTCCGGAAAATGACCCGACCGTGCTGTTTACTACCGCAGGCATGCACCCGCTCGTGCCGTACCTGCTTGGCGAGGCGCACCCGCAAGGCAAACGGCTCACGGATGTGCAAAAGTGCCTGCGCACCGATGATATCGACGAGGTCGGCGACACCACGCATCTCACGTTTTTTGAAATGTTGGGCAACTGGTCTTTGGGTGATTATTTTAAAAAAGAAGCGATTGCATGGAGTTATGAATTTTTGACGTCCCCAATAGAAAAAGGCGGAATCGGATTCGACCCCAATCGTTTGCATGTGACATGTTTTGCCGGAGATCAAGATGCGCCAAAAGATGAAGACGCGGCTCAAGCGTGGGAAGCGCTCGGATTTCGACGCTCGGATTCTGTGCCCGAAAGCGATCGATTGAAGGAGAAAAAACTCATTTATTTTTTCGGAAAAAAAGAAAATTGGTGGGGCCCGGCCGGACAAACCGGACCGTGCGGACCGGACTCGGAAATGTTTTTTGAACGCGACATTCCGGCGTGTTCGCCCGAGTGTTCGCCGGCGTGCGATTGCGGAAAATTCGTTGAAATTTGGAACGATGTTTTCATGCAATACAACAAGAATACTGAAGGAAAATTTGAACCCTTGAAACAACAAAACGTCGACACCGGTATGGGGTTGGAGCGCGCAACATTGATGTTGCAAGGCGTTGAGACGATTTTTGAAACCGACTTATTCGCGCCAATCATGGCAAAAATTGCAGAGTTTTCGAGAAAATCATTGGATACCCTTTCCGAACCTGAAAAAGTGTCTTTTCGAATTATCGCGGATCATTTGCGCGGGTCGGTTTTCTTGCTCGCAGATCCTCGGGCCGTGCGGCCTTCCAATACGGATCAGGGGTATGTGCTCCGTCGATTGATTCGACGTGCGATTCGGCACGGGATGAAGCTCGGGATTGAGGATTTCTTCACTCCCCTGTTGGCGGACACGATTATCGAGCATTATGGAGAAATTTATCCGGAATTGGTGCGTTCCAAAGATTTCATTCGCGCTCAACTGCAAAAAGAAGAATCTCAATTTAGGACCACGCTGGTTTCCGGGGAACGTGAATTTGTGAAAACCGCGGAAAAACTCAAACTCGGAGGATCAACGATTCTTTCCGGGGAGGCCGCGTTTCATTTGTATGACACGTATGGTTTTCCGCTCGAAATGACCAAGGATTTGGCCAAGGAACACGGGCTGACCGTGGATGCCGCAGCGTATGAAACCTGTTTTAAGGCGCATCAAGATAAATCGCGCTCCGGCGCTTCGCAAAAATTTGCCGGAGGCATGGCGGACGCGAGCGACCAAACCGTAAAATTGCACACTTCCACTCATTTGCTCCAATTCGTGTTGCGAGAAGTATTGGGCGATCACGTGTACCAAATGGGGTCCAACATCACGCCTGAACGGTTGCGTTTTGACTTCACGCATTCGGCCAAAATGACGCCTGAACAGGTGAAAGCCGTGGAGGCGCGAGTGAATGAATTGATCCAAAAAGATTTGCCGATTTCGTTTAAAGTGATGACTCTTGATGATGCCAAATGTTGCAAGGCGATCGGGGTTTTCCCGTCCAAATATGATGAAAAAATCAAGGTTTACTCGATTGGCGACACATCGATTGAAATTTGCGGAGGCCCGCATGTGGCTCACACGGGATTGTTGGGTACGTTTAAAATTCTCAAAGAAGAATCCTCGAGCTCCGGAGTGCGCCGGATCAAGGCGACCGTGAGTGGCGGGCCGGAAAAGGTGGAGATGGCGGGGCAAGAAGCTTAG
- a CDS encoding MiaB/RimO family radical SAM methylthiotransferase: protein MLYFLHTFGCQMNASDSERLTAVLEGLGYKPAIDENKADLILFNTCSIRKKAEDRVYSKLSDLKALKKKNPKLLIGVTGCMTRSSGIRNSKAKPRDPLFRIKMIDFVFRIDDLARLGELLKEAQPSLKLKLEKGVEAAKKDYFTIAPKRVSAAQAWIPIQTGCDKFCTYCIVPFSRRREHSRPMDEVLVECKEAVKKGATEIVLLGQTVDSYGLSVADKLSGHFPQHTGIPNVVFNSQIFGKGKNAMASSRAVKKLEKTERPFLTLLREIDKLHKNGLRRLRFLSPHPHDFCEELVRLHKELKTLQPYFHLPVQAGSDAVLKAMRRTYTASHYLNLIDMIRKYLPDAAISTDIIVGFPGETEADFKKTCTLAKKVKWDMVYLAMFSPRKGTYAEKHLKDDVLFEEKKRRFAVLNEILKKGMAARNKPYLGQVVEVLVEKQKGDRYSGRTPHFKEVFFTKKSVKNCKSLIGSYVRVKITKIESFYLEGAKVGNLKILW from the coding sequence ATGCTTTATTTTCTCCATACCTTCGGTTGCCAAATGAACGCCTCGGACTCCGAGCGCCTCACTGCCGTGCTCGAAGGTCTGGGATACAAACCGGCCATCGATGAAAACAAAGCGGATTTGATTCTTTTCAACACGTGCTCGATTCGTAAAAAAGCCGAAGACAGAGTGTATAGCAAATTGAGCGATCTCAAAGCTCTCAAAAAAAAGAATCCAAAACTTCTCATCGGTGTCACCGGGTGCATGACGCGATCGTCCGGAATTCGTAATTCAAAAGCAAAACCCAGAGATCCGCTTTTCCGCATTAAGATGATCGATTTTGTATTTCGCATCGATGACCTCGCCCGACTCGGTGAGTTGTTAAAAGAAGCGCAACCTTCGCTTAAATTAAAGCTTGAAAAAGGCGTTGAAGCGGCCAAAAAAGATTATTTCACCATTGCGCCCAAGCGCGTGTCTGCGGCGCAGGCGTGGATCCCGATTCAGACCGGGTGCGACAAATTTTGCACGTATTGCATTGTGCCGTTCAGCCGCCGCCGAGAGCACAGCCGCCCCATGGACGAAGTGCTGGTCGAGTGCAAAGAAGCGGTGAAAAAAGGAGCTACTGAAATTGTATTGCTCGGTCAAACCGTGGACTCGTACGGGCTCAGCGTGGCGGATAAATTGAGCGGTCATTTTCCTCAGCACACCGGGATTCCGAACGTGGTGTTCAACAGTCAGATTTTCGGAAAAGGAAAGAATGCGATGGCCTCTTCTCGCGCCGTAAAAAAACTCGAAAAAACCGAGCGCCCTTTCCTCACCCTGCTTCGCGAAATTGACAAACTTCACAAAAACGGACTTCGACGTTTGCGATTTTTGTCGCCGCACCCGCATGATTTTTGCGAAGAATTGGTGCGATTGCACAAGGAGCTCAAGACGCTTCAGCCCTATTTTCATTTGCCTGTTCAGGCCGGGAGCGATGCGGTGCTCAAGGCCATGCGCCGCACCTACACAGCTTCGCATTATTTGAATTTGATCGACATGATTCGCAAGTATTTGCCCGATGCCGCGATTTCGACCGACATCATTGTGGGATTTCCGGGCGAGACTGAGGCGGATTTCAAAAAAACCTGCACCCTGGCCAAAAAAGTGAAGTGGGACATGGTGTATTTAGCCATGTTTTCTCCGCGCAAAGGCACGTATGCGGAAAAGCACCTCAAGGATGATGTGTTGTTTGAGGAGAAAAAGCGTCGCTTCGCCGTATTGAATGAAATTTTAAAAAAGGGGATGGCCGCGCGAAATAAACCTTATCTTGGTCAAGTCGTGGAGGTGTTGGTGGAAAAGCAAAAAGGAGATCGCTATTCGGGAAGGACGCCACATTTTAAGGAGGTGTTTTTTACTAAAAAATCCGTAAAAAATTGTAAAAGTCTCATCGGATCTTACGTTCGCGTCAAAATCACAAAAATCGAGTCGTTTTATCTGGAGGGAGCAAAAGTTTGAAATTTAAAAATTTTATGGTAA
- a CDS encoding helix-turn-helix domain-containing protein, with protein MRIKAYLKQVFSTLGLTEGEADIMAALLKKPGSDANALKSKLGFSTAGTYKILGALSEKGYIKPSQEKTPLTFTPIPLGKLAQTFERNSRHLQRTAQKLKELNTLSALPEHVEIYEQDELTDFYLNIPYKLNDFIWCVGSFEAVMKFFGPGIEKEFIKKRVKKGIQADAIIFDNSSFSKELAGRDGGEKRETKFIQNGEYPLEFSYLFGDTYLSFYKDAEGKIKMVKTEAPEVAKAKMIQYQRLWNSTLA; from the coding sequence ATGCGCATTAAAGCTTATCTCAAACAGGTGTTTTCAACCCTTGGCCTTACCGAGGGCGAAGCCGATATCATGGCCGCTTTATTGAAGAAACCGGGGAGTGATGCGAACGCACTCAAGTCAAAATTGGGCTTCAGTACAGCCGGTACCTACAAGATTTTGGGTGCGCTTTCTGAAAAAGGTTACATCAAGCCTTCTCAAGAAAAGACTCCGCTCACGTTCACGCCGATCCCACTCGGGAAACTCGCTCAAACCTTTGAACGCAACAGTCGCCACTTGCAACGCACGGCTCAAAAATTGAAAGAGCTCAACACACTCTCTGCTTTGCCGGAGCATGTGGAAATTTATGAACAGGATGAGCTCACGGATTTTTATCTCAATATTCCCTACAAACTCAACGATTTTATTTGGTGCGTGGGATCTTTTGAGGCGGTGATGAAATTTTTTGGCCCCGGAATTGAAAAAGAATTCATTAAGAAACGAGTGAAAAAAGGGATTCAAGCCGATGCGATTATTTTTGACAATTCTTCTTTTTCAAAAGAATTGGCTGGTCGCGATGGCGGGGAAAAAAGGGAAACCAAATTCATCCAAAACGGAGAATACCCGCTTGAATTCAGTTATTTGTTTGGAGACACGTATCTTTCCTTTTATAAAGATGCGGAAGGAAAAATTAAAATGGTGAAAACCGAGGCCCCGGAAGTGGCAAAGGCCAAAATGATTCAATACCAACGTTTGTGGAATTCCACTTTGGCGTAG
- a CDS encoding PH domain-containing protein — protein MLPRFPGQKENEIVKHLISKHWIVYVKLVLFMVLTVGTLAGIYAWLELGLDITPNTAKLVTIFFLLGLDFALLVTFIRWLEDEIDIIIVTNERMIFVNQISFMHRVISETELSQIQDVKHVSKGILSNLFNFGSLMVQTAAEKILFEIHHVKDPYNIARRIMDLANQYKRDFAFGKTGGGKAQLKQEEKPGEPTPTPIPASTDKEDLTASGETFVQ, from the coding sequence ATGCTTCCACGATTTCCCGGACAAAAAGAAAACGAGATCGTCAAACATCTCATCTCTAAACATTGGATTGTGTACGTAAAATTAGTGTTGTTTATGGTCCTCACCGTAGGGACGTTGGCTGGGATTTATGCGTGGTTGGAATTGGGACTGGATATCACTCCGAATACGGCCAAGCTGGTAACGATTTTCTTTTTACTTGGCTTAGATTTTGCCTTATTGGTGACCTTTATTCGATGGCTTGAAGACGAAATCGACATCATCATTGTGACCAACGAGCGCATGATTTTCGTGAATCAGATTTCTTTTATGCACCGAGTGATTTCCGAAACCGAGTTGTCTCAAATTCAAGATGTAAAACATGTATCAAAAGGGATCTTGAGTAATTTGTTTAATTTCGGATCGTTGATGGTGCAGACCGCAGCGGAAAAAATATTATTTGAAATTCATCATGTGAAAGATCCGTACAACATTGCGCGTCGCATTATGGATTTGGCCAATCAATACAAGCGCGATTTTGCGTTTGGGAAAACCGGGGGAGGGAAAGCGCAGTTGAAACAAGAAGAAAAACCAGGAGAACCGACGCCAACTCCAATCCCGGCTTCAACCGACAAGGAGGACTTAACCGCCTCAGGGGAGACGTTTGTGCAATAA